Proteins encoded by one window of Lactobacillus sp. ESL0684:
- a CDS encoding PRD domain-containing protein encodes MKFIKNFNNNAALVSDESGVDWVVIGNGIGFGKKAGDAIDEAKITRRFVAVQKNIKMIDSVSNIDARTLNLTTDVIDLASKELNITFSDYQYLSLADHIDFMFKRADEHLELGQETVRWEVGKLFPKEFQVAKKALQLMRDESKLDLPKSETVLLTYHFINADSDQTKLQDTIKITKLVRGVVAIIEYQYGIQLDTESFNFSRFMTHLRSFMVRHITSSDDDIGSGQELDSALLKLMQDKYPKAYATVLKIGTYLHKQAGWDLQPDDEVYLTLHVWRVTHRQSDIKEVK; translated from the coding sequence GTGAAATTTATTAAGAATTTTAACAATAACGCTGCTTTGGTGTCAGATGAATCTGGGGTTGACTGGGTTGTAATTGGTAACGGAATTGGCTTTGGCAAAAAAGCAGGCGATGCGATTGATGAAGCGAAAATTACTCGGCGTTTTGTCGCTGTCCAAAAGAATATCAAAATGATTGATAGTGTCAGCAATATTGATGCAAGGACTTTGAATTTAACTACTGACGTCATTGATTTAGCTTCAAAAGAATTAAATATTACCTTTTCTGATTATCAATACCTATCTCTAGCTGATCACATTGATTTTATGTTTAAGCGTGCCGATGAGCATTTGGAATTAGGTCAAGAAACTGTGCGTTGGGAAGTAGGAAAATTATTTCCTAAAGAGTTTCAAGTTGCTAAGAAAGCACTGCAGTTAATGCGTGATGAGAGCAAATTAGATTTGCCCAAAAGTGAGACAGTTTTGTTAACCTATCACTTTATTAATGCCGATTCGGACCAGACCAAGCTGCAAGATACGATTAAAATCACTAAATTGGTGCGTGGTGTGGTTGCAATTATTGAATACCAATATGGAATTCAATTAGATACAGAATCGTTTAATTTTAGTCGCTTTATGACACATCTACGTTCATTCATGGTACGTCATATCACTAGTAGCGATGATGATATTGGTAGTGGTCAAGAATTGGATAGCGCGTTGCTAAAACTAATGCAGGATAAATATCCGAAGGCTTATGCTACGGTATTAAAAATTGGAACTTACTTGCATAAACAAGCCGGATGGGACTTGCAACCTGATGATGAAGTTTATCTAACCTTACATGTTTGGCGAGTTACCCATAGACAAAGTGATATTAAAGAAGTAAAATAA
- a CDS encoding beta-glucoside-specific PTS transporter subunit IIABC, whose translation MAYEELSQKIIDGVGGKDNVASVVHCTTRLRFKLKDEKKADDEAVKATDGVISLVKSGGQYQIVIGNNVADVYDTLIKVGGFADGGAVADDYVDNSNMSLMDKFIDLISGIFTPILGPMCATGMIKGFNAMFVAFGWLTEKSGTYIVLNAIGDSLFYFLPIVLGISAAKKFKIDSYLGAVIGAALCYPSIVAMTSSKATLFTLFKGTIFEAPIHMTFLGIPVISMNYTSTVIPIILAVWFASKVHKLARKIIPDVVKTFLVPLMVVIITVPITLLIIGPIATWLGDGISAIVSGIYNFSPIIAGILMGAFWQVFVIFGVHWGFVAVMMANIAAMGYDPILGLSLAASFAQTGVVLAIIFQTKDEKTKSLSISAAISGLFGVTEPAIYGVTLPRKKPFYISCIASAVGGALIGALGTKVYIMAGMGIFAIPDAMGKNGMDRGFYGLIAAMALALVLGFVLQMIFGKSSVDEPLVEAAPAGTGADATHEADKVVTNEVATVIPEKLTAPVNGEIVPLEQVKDEVFSSGSMGKGVAINPSDGKVCSPLSGKVAMVFPTGHAIGLISDNGAEVMIHIGMDTVELDGKGFKTLVEKDQTVKAGDPLIEFDLEAIKKAGYVVTTPVIVTNTNSYQEVKVLANDQVKIGDQLLDLE comes from the coding sequence ATGGCTTACGAAGAATTAAGTCAAAAGATTATCGACGGAGTCGGTGGCAAGGATAACGTAGCTAGCGTTGTTCACTGTACTACTAGACTCAGATTTAAGTTAAAAGATGAGAAAAAAGCTGACGATGAGGCAGTTAAAGCGACTGATGGCGTAATATCGCTGGTTAAGTCAGGTGGTCAGTATCAAATCGTAATCGGTAATAACGTTGCTGATGTCTATGATACCTTGATTAAAGTTGGTGGCTTTGCTGACGGCGGAGCTGTAGCTGATGACTATGTTGATAATAGCAACATGAGTCTTATGGATAAGTTCATTGACTTAATTTCTGGTATTTTTACACCAATTTTAGGACCAATGTGTGCTACTGGAATGATCAAGGGCTTCAACGCCATGTTTGTTGCTTTTGGGTGGCTCACTGAAAAGTCCGGTACTTATATTGTCTTAAATGCAATTGGTGATAGTTTGTTCTACTTCTTACCAATTGTTCTAGGAATTTCAGCTGCTAAAAAGTTCAAAATTGATAGCTATTTGGGTGCGGTAATCGGAGCAGCACTTTGTTATCCATCAATTGTGGCAATGACTAGTAGTAAAGCTACATTATTTACACTATTTAAAGGAACCATTTTTGAAGCACCAATTCATATGACATTTTTGGGAATTCCCGTAATTTCAATGAATTATACTTCAACAGTTATTCCAATTATCTTAGCAGTTTGGTTTGCGTCTAAGGTACATAAGCTGGCGCGTAAGATTATTCCTGATGTGGTCAAGACTTTCTTAGTACCATTAATGGTAGTAATAATTACAGTACCAATTACCTTATTAATTATTGGGCCAATTGCTACTTGGCTTGGTGACGGGATTTCGGCAATCGTAAGTGGTATTTATAACTTTAGCCCGATTATTGCTGGTATTTTGATGGGAGCCTTCTGGCAAGTCTTTGTTATCTTTGGCGTTCATTGGGGTTTTGTGGCCGTTATGATGGCCAATATTGCAGCAATGGGCTACGATCCAATCTTGGGTCTTTCATTGGCCGCTTCATTTGCGCAAACTGGTGTTGTATTAGCTATTATTTTCCAAACTAAAGACGAAAAAACTAAGAGTTTATCAATTTCGGCTGCAATTTCTGGACTATTTGGGGTTACCGAACCTGCTATTTATGGGGTAACCTTGCCACGTAAGAAACCATTCTACATTAGTTGTATTGCTTCAGCTGTTGGTGGTGCTTTGATTGGTGCTTTAGGTACTAAGGTTTATATTATGGCCGGAATGGGAATCTTTGCGATTCCGGATGCCATGGGCAAGAACGGTATGGACCGTGGATTTTACGGTTTAATCGCTGCAATGGCTTTGGCACTTGTTTTAGGCTTTGTTTTACAAATGATTTTTGGCAAGAGTTCAGTTGATGAACCATTAGTAGAAGCAGCGCCTGCAGGAACTGGCGCAGACGCTACTCATGAAGCTGATAAGGTGGTCACTAATGAAGTAGCTACTGTTATCCCAGAAAAGTTGACAGCACCTGTAAATGGTGAAATAGTACCATTAGAGCAGGTTAAAGATGAAGTCTTTTCAAGCGGTTCAATGGGTAAAGGTGTAGCAATTAATCCTAGCGATGGCAAAGTTTGTTCACCACTTAGTGGTAAGGTTGCGATGGTTTTCCCAACTGGACATGCCATTGGTTTGATTTCAGATAATGGCGCTGAAGTGATGATTCATATTGGAATGGATACAGTAGAATTAGATGGCAAGGGCTTTAAGACTTTAGTTGAAAAAGACCAAACTGTTAAAGCTGGCGATCCATTAATTGAGTTTGATTTAGAGGCTATTAAAAAAGCTGGCTATGTAGTTACAACACCAGTAATTGTTACTAATACTAATAGTTATCAGGAAGTTAAAGTGCTGGCTAACGATCAGGTCAAAATCGGTGATCAGTTGCTTGACTTAGAATAA
- a CDS encoding 6-phospho-beta-glucosidase, which yields MKTNNFPKNFLWGGATAANQLEGAYQADGKGLSLPDILPEGRDRMKVVNAPDFDFTIDEDKYYPNHVGIDHYHHFKEDIALFGEMGFKCYRFSIAWSRIFPNGDETEPNEAGLKFYDEVIDECLKYNIEPVITISHYEMPLNLVKKYGAWKNKKLIDFYERFARTVLTRYHDKVKYWMTFNEINSAAHFPVMSQGLVAANGANDKKNVYQAWHNQFVASSKAVKIGHELDPDLQIGCMILYATTYSYDANPANQLATLQDNQANNFFCADVQVRGHYPAYTKSLLARNGVKPEDLDVTQEELDLLAENPVDYIGFSYYMSSVVDVTNQDAETVNGNLMGGVKNPFLKSSDWGWQIDPTGLRIALNQLSDRYQKPLFIVENGLGAFDEPDTNHYVADDYRIDYLREHIEAISQAIDDGADVMGYTPWGCIDLVSASTGEMSKRYGFIYVDEDNEGNGSFDRYKKKSFDWYKKVIETNGSDLK from the coding sequence ATGAAGACGAATAATTTTCCTAAGAACTTTTTGTGGGGCGGAGCAACCGCTGCTAATCAATTAGAAGGTGCCTATCAAGCAGATGGCAAAGGGTTGTCCTTACCTGATATTCTGCCAGAAGGTCGCGATCGGATGAAGGTAGTCAATGCACCAGACTTTGATTTTACTATTGATGAAGATAAGTACTATCCTAACCATGTTGGAATTGACCATTATCACCATTTTAAAGAGGACATTGCCTTATTCGGCGAGATGGGCTTTAAATGTTATCGCTTTTCAATTGCGTGGTCACGGATTTTTCCTAATGGCGATGAAACCGAGCCTAATGAAGCTGGCTTGAAATTTTATGATGAAGTGATTGACGAATGTTTGAAGTATAATATTGAACCGGTGATTACCATTTCACATTACGAAATGCCATTAAATCTGGTTAAAAAGTATGGTGCTTGGAAGAACAAAAAGTTAATTGACTTCTATGAAAGATTTGCACGGACTGTTTTGACTCGTTATCACGATAAAGTTAAGTATTGGATGACCTTCAATGAGATTAATAGTGCAGCGCATTTTCCGGTAATGAGCCAAGGGCTAGTTGCTGCTAACGGTGCTAATGATAAGAAGAATGTTTACCAAGCTTGGCATAATCAGTTCGTTGCTAGCAGCAAGGCTGTTAAGATCGGTCATGAACTTGATCCTGATTTACAAATTGGTTGTATGATTTTGTATGCAACTACTTATAGTTATGATGCTAATCCTGCCAATCAATTAGCGACATTGCAGGATAATCAAGCTAATAATTTCTTCTGTGCAGATGTACAAGTTCGTGGTCATTATCCAGCTTATACCAAGAGTTTATTAGCTCGTAATGGTGTAAAGCCAGAAGATTTGGATGTTACCCAGGAAGAATTAGACTTACTGGCTGAGAATCCGGTGGACTACATTGGCTTCAGTTACTACATGTCATCAGTTGTTGACGTTACTAATCAGGATGCTGAGACTGTTAATGGTAATTTGATGGGCGGAGTTAAGAATCCGTTCTTAAAATCTAGTGACTGGGGTTGGCAAATTGACCCAACTGGTCTAAGAATTGCGCTTAATCAATTATCAGATCGTTATCAAAAGCCATTATTTATTGTTGAAAATGGTCTAGGTGCATTTGATGAACCAGATACAAATCATTATGTTGCAGATGATTATCGGATTGATTATTTGCGTGAACATATTGAAGCTATCTCACAAGCGATTGATGATGGTGCTGATGTAATGGGTTATACTCCTTGGGGTTGTATTGACCTAGTCAGTGCTTCAACCGGTGAAATGTCTAAACGTTATGGCTTTATCTATGTTGATGAAGATAATGAAGGCAATGGTAGTTTTGATCGTTATAAGAAGAAGTCATTTGATTGGTACAAGAAGGTAATTGAAACTAACGGTTCCGACCTAAAATAA
- a CDS encoding histidine phosphatase family protein — MKHKLIKALLLISSLSTTFLISSNPAEAKSKNTTKPVTIYLTRHGETTANVMHLAQGWSDFTLTDNGVKGAEYLGRGLKGTKFKAAYSGDLTRQEKTAEGALKYSGNKTY, encoded by the coding sequence ATGAAACACAAATTGATAAAAGCGCTGCTTTTAATCTCAAGTTTATCCACCACTTTTCTGATTAGCTCAAATCCCGCTGAGGCCAAGAGTAAGAATACAACTAAGCCAGTGACAATTTATTTAACTCGTCACGGAGAAACAACTGCTAACGTAATGCATCTAGCTCAAGGTTGGAGTGATTTTACCCTGACTGATAACGGGGTCAAAGGTGCAGAATACCTTGGTCGAGGCCTAAAGGGCACTAAGTTCAAGGCTGCGTATTCTGGCGATTTAACTCGTCAGGAAAAGACAGCTGAAGGTGCTCTCAAGTATTCCGGCAATAAAACATACTAA
- a CDS encoding IS110 family transposase → MNNLVVVGIDVSSRKSAVCIMLNKQVIKQFNITNDAIGFQQLLDELEFYHQQPQIVFEATGVYSCRLQAFLNQYHYRYTMLNPLKAKQQLDQFRRNKTDRRDAKDLAYSQFIYHRGPTYLQDPNYKQLGAMSRFYEQLTHDLVSAKNRLHRVLQFTFPELETLTSHPDGTNYWRYVQTFTHPQIVKNLGYEGVMQYFLSFHGIGKQRANKLATNLLELADTAYPAVDKAAFEVEQARYYAQRLTKLTKERENVIQKMSDLASKLPNRDLKILESIPGISQITAVRLLGELGDIRRFRNPNALNAFVGLDLRHYQSGEMELTDHISKRGNPIGRKILYRTIGQMDSVRYSEPCHIADYYEKKKRSSQSRNFKKIAIAAVHKLTRTVYYLIVHDQLYDYSVVKNKQGFN, encoded by the coding sequence ATGAATAATTTAGTTGTAGTGGGAATTGACGTGAGCAGTCGTAAATCTGCTGTTTGTATCATGCTTAATAAGCAAGTCATTAAACAGTTTAATATCACCAATGATGCCATTGGTTTTCAGCAGCTACTTGATGAATTAGAATTTTATCACCAACAACCACAGATTGTCTTTGAAGCAACTGGGGTTTATTCTTGCAGATTGCAGGCTTTTCTTAACCAATATCATTATCGCTACACTATGCTTAACCCACTTAAAGCCAAACAGCAATTAGATCAATTTAGACGCAATAAAACTGATCGCCGCGATGCTAAAGATTTAGCTTACTCACAGTTTATTTATCATCGCGGACCAACTTATCTACAAGACCCTAACTATAAGCAGTTAGGTGCCATGAGTCGTTTTTATGAGCAATTAACTCATGATTTGGTTTCAGCTAAGAACCGGTTACACCGCGTATTACAGTTTACTTTTCCTGAGCTAGAAACCTTAACTAGTCATCCTGACGGTACGAATTATTGGCGCTATGTCCAAACTTTTACGCATCCACAAATCGTTAAAAATTTAGGTTACGAAGGAGTTATGCAGTATTTTTTAAGCTTCCATGGTATTGGTAAGCAGCGTGCAAATAAGTTGGCAACTAACTTACTTGAACTGGCTGACACAGCTTATCCAGCAGTTGATAAAGCTGCTTTTGAAGTTGAACAAGCTAGATATTATGCTCAACGACTAACCAAACTAACTAAAGAGCGTGAAAATGTCATTCAAAAGATGTCTGACTTAGCTAGTAAATTACCCAACCGTGATCTAAAAATTCTTGAAAGTATTCCAGGTATTTCACAAATTACCGCAGTTAGATTATTAGGTGAATTAGGCGATATCAGACGTTTTCGTAATCCTAATGCCTTAAATGCCTTTGTTGGTTTAGACTTACGTCATTACCAGTCGGGCGAAATGGAATTGACTGATCATATTAGTAAACGTGGCAATCCCATTGGTCGTAAGATTCTCTACCGTACGATTGGACAAATGGATTCAGTAAGATATTCTGAGCCTTGTCACATTGCCGATTATTACGAAAAGAAAAAACGATCTTCTCAAAGTAGAAACTTCAAGAAGATCGCCATCGCAGCAGTCCACAAACTAACACGGACTGTCTACTATTTGATTGTGCATGATCAATTATATGATTATAGCGTAGTCAAAAATAAACAGGGCTTTAACTAA
- a CDS encoding histidine phosphatase family protein: MAKNVPEISAYLGYSSMEEFQTKAGKRLQNEMQDGYYGLDKENKLNTTLPDAYRAESSQTVEKRMTAALKAIAKKQQKKGGNVLVVSSGMSINLFLSTQDYPQYEGTGLANDSVTKLTYRNGKFKLSGEIGSLEYYNAGKNK, encoded by the coding sequence ATGGCTAAAAATGTGCCAGAAATTTCGGCATATTTGGGCTATAGTAGCATGGAAGAATTCCAAACTAAGGCTGGTAAGAGATTACAGAATGAAATGCAGGATGGCTACTATGGCTTAGATAAAGAAAATAAGTTGAATACGACTTTGCCAGACGCTTATCGTGCAGAAAGCTCTCAAACAGTTGAAAAGAGAATGACAGCTGCTCTAAAAGCAATCGCTAAAAAACAACAGAAAAAAGGTGGCAATGTCTTAGTTGTAAGTTCAGGCATGTCAATCAACCTATTCTTATCAACACAAGACTATCCACAATATGAAGGAACTGGATTAGCTAATGATTCAGTCACGAAGTTAACTTACCGCAATGGTAAATTTAAACTATCAGGTGAGATTGGTAGTTTGGAATACTATAACGCTGGTAAAAATAAATAA
- a CDS encoding MFS transporter, producing MTKNIKLSANWYKAFYTLWLGCFITGMGYSMTMPFISLFIADLGHYSQLQISMYSGLAFAVTFIAQAIVSPYWGNLADRKGRKLMCMRASGVMALTITATGFAPNAGYIIVMRFIQGAFSGYINNATALIAGETPHQKSGWVMSQMMTAGTAGNLVGPLLGGVLSSFFGNLLGGAWGYRIPFFITGFLMLLVFLGSTFLVHEDFTPISRTEMKPMKEIMHTLPNTKLIIVMFITTLLVQAANMSIDPIVSLYVKSMMPNSKNVAFIAGIVAATPGLGTLLAASKVGHKMDEIGPLKILRLGLIAGAILFVPMALTNSPWVLAGLRFLLGIASAAMLPAAQTVLTLNTPAESFGRIFSYNQSFQAVGSVFGSLMGSTISGVFNYASVFWTTGITLLLNFILIIFFSFKKSAK from the coding sequence TTGACCAAAAATATTAAATTATCAGCCAATTGGTACAAGGCATTCTACACCTTATGGCTAGGCTGTTTTATCACTGGTATGGGCTATTCAATGACCATGCCCTTTATTTCGTTATTTATTGCTGATCTTGGCCATTATAGTCAATTGCAAATCAGCATGTATTCTGGTTTGGCCTTTGCCGTAACTTTTATTGCACAAGCAATTGTTTCTCCTTATTGGGGCAATTTAGCTGATCGTAAAGGACGAAAGCTAATGTGTATGCGTGCTTCTGGCGTAATGGCGTTAACAATTACTGCCACTGGTTTTGCACCAAACGCAGGTTATATCATTGTGATGCGCTTTATCCAAGGTGCCTTTTCCGGTTATATTAATAACGCCACTGCCTTAATTGCTGGTGAAACTCCCCACCAAAAAAGTGGTTGGGTGATGAGTCAAATGATGACTGCAGGAACTGCTGGTAATTTAGTTGGGCCTTTACTTGGCGGAGTGTTATCAAGTTTCTTTGGTAATTTGTTAGGCGGTGCCTGGGGTTATCGAATTCCTTTCTTCATTACTGGCTTTTTAATGTTATTGGTGTTCCTTGGTTCTACCTTCTTAGTTCATGAAGATTTTACTCCAATTTCACGAACAGAAATGAAACCAATGAAGGAAATCATGCATACGCTGCCTAATACCAAGTTAATCATTGTTATGTTTATTACAACCTTATTGGTACAGGCAGCTAACATGTCAATTGATCCAATCGTCTCACTTTACGTTAAGTCAATGATGCCAAATAGTAAAAACGTCGCTTTTATTGCTGGTATTGTTGCTGCAACACCAGGCTTAGGAACACTGCTAGCTGCTTCTAAAGTTGGTCATAAAATGGATGAAATTGGACCCTTAAAAATATTACGACTTGGCTTAATAGCTGGTGCCATCTTGTTTGTGCCAATGGCTTTAACTAATTCGCCATGGGTTCTAGCCGGTTTACGCTTTTTATTAGGAATTGCTAGTGCCGCAATGTTGCCAGCTGCTCAGACTGTACTAACACTCAATACTCCTGCAGAAAGTTTTGGACGGATCTTTAGTTATAACCAATCTTTTCAAGCAGTTGGTTCAGTCTTTGGTTCACTGATGGGCTCGACTATTTCTGGAGTCTTCAACTACGCTAGTGTCTTTTGGACAACCGGAATTACATTGTTACTCAATTTTATTTTAATTATCTTTTTCAGCTTCAAAAAATCAGCTAAGTAA